A window of Ipomoea triloba cultivar NCNSP0323 chromosome 2, ASM357664v1 contains these coding sequences:
- the LOC116010189 gene encoding pectinesterase-like, with product MSTIKEFFAGAPLSGEPKRKKKIFLALFASVLLVAAVVGVVTGVKSTEKNSGDDVQPLSSEAHAIVKSSCSSTLYPVLCFSAIANGGGGAGKKLSSQKDVIELSLNITIAAVEKNSAAIKKLIKAGKNLTKREKTALQDCVEMVDETLDELHAAVEDLEQYPTKKSLIRHADDLKTLVSSAITNQETCLDGFSHDKADKHVREALVAGQEHVEKMCSNALAMITNMTDTDIDNQKNLSPTNNNNRKLKENDNNDGVDWPEWLSAGDRKLLQSSNVKPDVVVAADGSGNFRTVSEAVAKAPERSSRRYVIRIKAGVYRENVDVPSRKTNLMFIGDGRMNTIITANRNVVDGSTTFNSATVAVVGDGFLARDLTFQNSAGPAKHQAVALRVGSDQSAFYKCGVIAYQDSLYVHSNRQFFVKCYVAGTIDFIFGNSAAVLQDCDIHARRPGPKQKNMVTAQGRSDPNQNTGIVIQNCRIGATSDLKDHQKEFPTFLGRPWKEYSRTVVMQSSISDVIDPAGWHIWDGNFALNTLVYREYKNTGAGAGTSRRVNWKGFKVITNSAEAASYTPGAFIAGGNWLSGTGFPFSLGL from the exons ATGTCAACTATTAAAGAATTCTTCGCCGGAGCGCCACTTTCCGGCGAACccaagagaaagaagaaaatattcCTAGCGCTCTTCGCATCAGTTCTCCTCGTAGCTGCGGTGGTCGGAGTTGTAACCGGAGTTAAATCCACGGAAAAAAACTCCGGCGACGATGTTCAACCACTTTCCTCTGAAGCCCACGCCATTGTTAAGTCTTCATGCAGCAGCACTCTCTACCCGGTACTATGCTTCTCCGCCATAGccaacggcggcggcggcgccggcaAGAAACTGTCAAGTCAAAAGGACGTCATCGAGCTATCTCTGAACATCACAATCGCCGCCGTGGAGAAAAACTCTGCCGCCATAAAGAAGCTAATCAAGGCCGGGAAAAACCTGACCAAACGCGAGAAAACGGCGCTGCAAGACTGCGTGGAGATGGTGGACGAGACGCTCGACGAGCTCCACGCTGCCGTCGAGGATCTGGAACAGTACCCGACGAAAAAATCGCTAATTCGCCACGCCGACGACCTCAAAACCCTAGTCAGCTCCGCCATTACCAACCAG GAAACCTGCCTGGACGGATTCTCCCACGACAAGGCCGATAAGCACGTGAGAGAAGCCCTAGTCGCCGGCCAAGAGCACGTGGAGAAAATGTGCAGCAACGCCCTCGCAATGATCACGAACATGACCGACACCGACATTGACAACCAGAAAAACCTTTCTCCGACTAATAACAACAACAGAAAACTGAAAGAAAACGATAATAACGACGGCGTGGACTGGCCGGAGTGGTTGTCGGCGGGGGACAGAAAACTGCTGCAGTCGTCTAACGTGAAACCGGACGTTGTTGTGGCGGCGGACGGCAGCGGAAACTTCAGGACGGTGTCGGAGGCGGTGGCGAAGGCGCCGGAGAGGAGTAGTAGGAGGTACGTGATAAGGATTAAGGCAGGGGTATATAGGGAAAATGTAGATGTTCCGAGTAGGAAGACAAACTTAATGTTCATCGGAGATGGAAGAATGAACACCATCATCACCGCAAATCGTAATGTCGTTGACGGTAGCACCACCTTCAATTCCGCCACCGTCG CCGTGGTGGGGGACGGATTCTTGGCCCGGGACCTAACTTTCCAGAACTCAGCGGGCCCGGCGAAACACCAAGCCGTGGCGCTCCGGGTCGGCTCCGATCAGTCGGCGTTCTACAAATGCGGCGTGATCGCGTACCAAGATTCCCTCTACGTTCACTCCAACCGTCAATTCTTCGTCAAGTGCTACGTGGCGGGCACGATCGACTTCATTTTCGGCAACTCCGCGGCGGTTCTCCAAGACTGTGACATCCACGCGCGGCGCCCCGGCCCGAAGCAGAAGAATATGGTAACGGCCCAGGGGAGATCCGACCCCAACCAGAACACCGGAATCGTGATTCAGAATTGCCGGATCGGAGCCACTTCCGACCTGAAAGATCACCAGAAGGAGTTCCCCACGTTCCTCGGCCGGCCGTGGAAGGAATATTCTAGAACCGTCGTTATGCAGAGCTCAATCTCCGACGTGATTGACCCCGCCGGCTGGCATATTTGGGACGGAAACTTCGCCCTCAATACGTTAGTGTACCGGGAATACAAGAACACCGGCGCCGGAGCTGGCACGTCCCGGAGAGTTAACTGGAAAGGGTTTAAAGTCATCACCAACTCCGCCGAGGCCGCATCCTACACTCCCGGCGCGTTCATTGCCGGCGGTAACTGGTTGAGTGGAACCGGGTTCCCATTCTCTTTGGGCCTTTAA
- the LOC116010190 gene encoding pectinesterase 1-like: MDTINSFKGYGKVDPAEERAFRRKTRKRIIILAVSAVLLVGLVIGIVAGTVIHKKNKNDSSDEGGGDATRSSSKSVQAICSVTEYKDSCVSSLSQVAGEKTTDPKKLFLLSLQLAADSLKKLALQPTGWAKGTGDENIKKAFEVCGEVFDDAIDRLNDSISAVDGGGDGKLFSTAIIADLKTWLSSAVTDQETCLDALEEIKANSTVIDNVKSVMKNSSEFASNSLAIVAHIFSILGDFNIPIHRKLLAANQNSDGFPEWIRSGDRKLLQAANPKPDVTVDKNGSPASVKTIQEAVDKIPKKSKTRFVIHVMAGEYKENLVLDKSKWNVMMYGDGKGKTIITGSTNFIDGTPTFKTATFAVAGKGFIARDITFQNTAGAEKHQAVAMRSGSDQSVFYRCSFDAYQDTLYAHSNRQFYRDCDITGTIDFIFGNAAVVFQNCKIQPRQPLPNQFVTITAQGKKDPNQNTGISIQKCDISPLDKLTAPTYLGRPWKQYSTTVVMQSTIGSFLKPQGWIEWVPSVDPPATIFYGEYMNTGAGAGVEQRVKWAGYKSSITSDQASKFTVESFIQGKEWLPADVTNEPTL; this comes from the exons ATGGATACAATAAACTCCTTCAAGGGCTATGGGAAGGTGGATCCGGCAGAGGAACGAGCTTTCCGGCGGAAAACCCGCAAGCGTATAATCATTCTCGCCGTTTCGGCGGTGCTTCTCGTCGGTCTAGTCATCGGAATAGTCGCCGGAACAGTCATTCACAAGAAGAACAAGAATGACAGCTCCGACGAAGGCGGCGGCGATGCCACTCGCAGCTCTTCAAAATCCGTCCAGGCGATCTGCAGTGTAACAGAGTACAAAGATTCGTGCGTTTCGAGTCTGTCGCAGGTTGCCGGCGAAAAAACCACTGACCCGAAAAAGCTCTTCTTGCTTTCTCTGCAACTGGCGGCTGATTCATTGAAGAAGCTGGCTTTACAGCCGACGGGATGGGCGAAAGGGACTGGGGACGAGAACATTAAGAAGGCGTTCGAGGTTTGCGGGGAAGTTTTTGACGACGCAATAGATCGGCTCAACGACTCCATCTCCGCCGTGGACGGCGGCGGCGACGGCAAGCTATTTTCCACCGCAATAATCGCCGATCTGAAAACATGGCTGAGCTCTGCCGTGACGGATCAAGAAACGTGCTTGGACGCGCTGGAAGAAATCAAAGCAAATTCTACGGTCATCGACAATGTGAAGTCCGTAATGAAAAACTCATCCGAATTCGCCAGCAACAGTTTGGCCATCGTGGCTCACATTTTCTCGATCCTCGGCGACTTCAACATTCCGATCCACCGGAAACTCCTGGCGGCGAATCAAAACTCCGACGGATTCCCGGAATGGATTAGATCCGGCGACCGGAAACTGCTGCAGGCCGCGAACCCGAAGCCGGACGTGACAGTGGACAAAAATGGGTCTCCGGCGAGTGTAAAGACCATCCAAGAAGCTGTGGATAAGATCCCCAAGAAGAGTAAAACCAGATTTGTGATACACGTGATGGCCGGCGAGTACAAGGAGAATTTGGTGTTGGATAAATCCAAATGGAATGTGATGATGTATGGAGATGGGAAGGGAAAGACCATAATTACCGGCAGCACCAACTTCATCGACGGCACGCCTACCTTCAAGACTGCAACCTTCG CTGTGGCTGGAAAAGGATTTATTGCTAGGGACATAACGTTCCAGAACACGGCCGGAGCAGAGAAACACCAGGCGGTGGCAATGCGATCGGGCTCCGATCAATCGGTGTTTTACCGCTGCTCCTTCGACGCCTACCAAGACACCTTATACGCCCACTCAAACCGGCAATTCTACCGGGACTGCGACATCACCGGCACCATAGACTTCATTTTCGGCAACGCGGCCGTGGTTTTCCAGAACTGCAAAATCCAGCCGCGACAGCCGCTCCCCAATCAATTCGTCACCATTACCGCCCAAGGAAAGAAAGACCCAAACCAGAACACCGGAATTTCCATCCAGAAATGCGACATTTCGCCGCTCGATAAGCTCACGGCCCCAACTTACCTCGGCCGGCCGTGGAAACAGTACTCCACCACTGTCGTCATGCAGTCAACGATTGGGTCGTTCTTGAAGCCGCAAGGTTGGATTGAGTGGGTCCCCAGTGTTGATCCTCCGGCCACCATTTTTTACGGCGAGTATATGAAcaccggcgccggcgccggcgtaGAGCAAAGGGTTAAATGGGCTGGGTATAAATCTAGCATCACGTCGGACCAGGCTTCCAAATTCACAGTCGAATCTTTCATACAAGGCAAAGAGTGGTTGCCGGCGGACGTCACTAATGAGCCAACCCTGTAA
- the LOC116010191 gene encoding pectinesterase 3-like isoform X1 yields the protein MDSINSFKGYGKVDPAEEQAYRRKTRKRIIIVVVSAVLLVGLIVGVVAGTVAHRKNKSGGSGDDSPGSPASVEALCSVTEYKESCMKSMSPVAGGKANDPLKLFVLSLKIAAESLTKLASRPAGWVKGTKDKNLRQAFEVCREVFDDAVDRLNDSIASMEQVNGVDGKLLSSATIADLKTWLSAAITDQETCLDALEEIKANATVVDNVKGAMKNSTEFASNSLAIVAHIISFLGNFHFPIHRKLLAANQDFHGFPEWVKPGDRRLLQAENPTPDVIVDKNGSPGSVKTIMEALGQIGMKSTSRFVIYVMAGEYKEKLELEKSKWNVMMYGDGKGKTIITGNTNFIDGTPTFKTATFAVEGIGFIAKDITFQNTAGAKKHQAVAMRSGSDQSVFYRCSFDAYQDTLYAHSNRQFYRDCDITGTIDFIFGNAAVVFQNCKIQPRQPLPNQYNTITAQGKTDPNQNAGISIQKCDISPLGEVTVPTYLGRPWKPYSTTVIMQSTIGSFLKPQGWIEWETNVDPPATIFYGEYMNTGAGAGVEQRVKWTGYKPSITSDQASKFTVQSFIRGDEWLSGKVTYELAL from the exons ATGGATTCAATCAACTCCTTCAAAGGCTATGGGAAAGTGGACCCCGCGGAGGAACAGGCGTACCGGAGGAAGACCCGCAAGCGAATTATCATCGTCGTCGTTTCCGCCGTTCTTCTCGTCGGTTTGATCGTCGGAGTTGTTGCCGGGACTGTTGCTCACCGGAAAAACAAGAGTGGCGGCTCCGGCGACGACAGTCCCGGTTCTCCGGCCTCTGTCGAGGCGCTATGTAGCGTGACGGAGTATAAAGAGTCGTGCATGAAGAGCATGTCGCCGGTTGCCGGAGGAAAGGCCAATGATCCCTTAAAGCTTTTCGTGCTTTCTTTGAAAATTGCGGCGGAATCCTTGACGAAGCTAGCGTCGCGGCCGGCGGGGTGGGTGAAAGGGACCAAGGACAAGAATCTCCGGCAGGCATTCGAGGTATGCCGGGAGGTTTTTGACGATGCAGTCGATCGCCTCAACGATTCCATCGCGTCCATGGAG caGGTGAACGGGGTAGACGGCAAGCTACTCTCCTCTGCAACAATCGCCGACCTGAAAACATGGCTGAGCGCCGCCATAACAGACCAGGAAACGTGCTTGGACGCTCTGGAAGAGATCAAAGCAAATGCTACAGTTGTAGACAACGTGAAAGGGGCGATGAAGAACTCAACTGAATTCGCCAGCAACAGTTTGGCTATTGTGGCTCACATCATTTCATTTCTCGGCAACTTCCACTTCCCGATCCACCGGAAACTACTGGCGGCGAATCAAGACTTCCATGGATTCCCGGAATGGGTTAAACCCGGCGACCGGCGACTTCTACAGGCAGAAAACCCGACGCCGGACGTGATAGTGGACAAAAATGGGTCTCCGGGGAGTGTTAAGACCATCATGGAAGCTTTGGGTCAGATAGGCATGAAGAGTACGTCGAGATTTGTGATATACGTGATGGCCGGAGAGTACAAGGAGAAATTGGAGTTGGAGAAATCCAAATGGAATGTGATGATGTATGGGGATGGCAAGGGTAAGACCATAATTACCGGCAACACCAACTTCATCGACGGCACGCCTACTTTCAAGACTGCAACCTTCG CTGTGGAAGGTATAGGATTCATCGCCAAGGACATAACGTTCCAGAACACGGCCGGAGCAAAGAAACACCAGGCGGTGGCAATGCGGTCGGGGTCCGATCAATCGGTGTTTTACCGCTGCTCCTTCGACGCCTACCAAGACACGTTATACGCCCACTCAAACCGGCAATTCTACCGGGACTGCGACATCACCGGCACCATAGACTTCATTTTCGGCAACGCCGCCGTGGTTTTCCAGAATTGCAAAATCCAGCCGAGACAGCCACTGCCCAATCAATACAACACCATTACAGCCCAAGGAAAGACCGACCCGAACCAGAACGCCGGCATTTCTATTCAGAAGTGCGACATTTCACCGCTCGGAGAAGTCACGGTGCCAACTTACCTCGGCAGGCCATGGAAACCATATTCCACGACTGTTATCATGCAGTCAACGATTGGATCGTTCTTGAAGCCGCAAGGCTGGATTGAGTGGGAAACCAATGTTGATCCTCCGGCCACCATTTTTTACGGCGAGTATATGAACACCGGCGCCGGAGCAGGTGTGGAGCAAAGGGTGAAATGGACTGGGTATAAACCTAGCATCACATCAGACCAGGCCTCGAAATTCACCGTCCAATCTTTCATACGAGGTGACGAGTGGTTGTCAGGAAAAGTCACTTATGAATTAGCCTTGTAA
- the LOC116010191 gene encoding pectinesterase 3-like isoform X2, whose amino-acid sequence MDSINSFKGYGKVDPAEEQAYRRKTRKRIIIVVVSAVLLVGLIVGVVAGTVAHRKNKSGGSGDDSPGSPASVEALCSVTEYKESCMKSMSPVAGGKANDPLKLFVLSLKIAAESLTKLASRPAGWVKGTKDKNLRQAFEVCREVFDDAVDRLNDSIASMEVNGVDGKLLSSATIADLKTWLSAAITDQETCLDALEEIKANATVVDNVKGAMKNSTEFASNSLAIVAHIISFLGNFHFPIHRKLLAANQDFHGFPEWVKPGDRRLLQAENPTPDVIVDKNGSPGSVKTIMEALGQIGMKSTSRFVIYVMAGEYKEKLELEKSKWNVMMYGDGKGKTIITGNTNFIDGTPTFKTATFAVEGIGFIAKDITFQNTAGAKKHQAVAMRSGSDQSVFYRCSFDAYQDTLYAHSNRQFYRDCDITGTIDFIFGNAAVVFQNCKIQPRQPLPNQYNTITAQGKTDPNQNAGISIQKCDISPLGEVTVPTYLGRPWKPYSTTVIMQSTIGSFLKPQGWIEWETNVDPPATIFYGEYMNTGAGAGVEQRVKWTGYKPSITSDQASKFTVQSFIRGDEWLSGKVTYELAL is encoded by the exons ATGGATTCAATCAACTCCTTCAAAGGCTATGGGAAAGTGGACCCCGCGGAGGAACAGGCGTACCGGAGGAAGACCCGCAAGCGAATTATCATCGTCGTCGTTTCCGCCGTTCTTCTCGTCGGTTTGATCGTCGGAGTTGTTGCCGGGACTGTTGCTCACCGGAAAAACAAGAGTGGCGGCTCCGGCGACGACAGTCCCGGTTCTCCGGCCTCTGTCGAGGCGCTATGTAGCGTGACGGAGTATAAAGAGTCGTGCATGAAGAGCATGTCGCCGGTTGCCGGAGGAAAGGCCAATGATCCCTTAAAGCTTTTCGTGCTTTCTTTGAAAATTGCGGCGGAATCCTTGACGAAGCTAGCGTCGCGGCCGGCGGGGTGGGTGAAAGGGACCAAGGACAAGAATCTCCGGCAGGCATTCGAGGTATGCCGGGAGGTTTTTGACGATGCAGTCGATCGCCTCAACGATTCCATCGCGTCCATGGAG GTGAACGGGGTAGACGGCAAGCTACTCTCCTCTGCAACAATCGCCGACCTGAAAACATGGCTGAGCGCCGCCATAACAGACCAGGAAACGTGCTTGGACGCTCTGGAAGAGATCAAAGCAAATGCTACAGTTGTAGACAACGTGAAAGGGGCGATGAAGAACTCAACTGAATTCGCCAGCAACAGTTTGGCTATTGTGGCTCACATCATTTCATTTCTCGGCAACTTCCACTTCCCGATCCACCGGAAACTACTGGCGGCGAATCAAGACTTCCATGGATTCCCGGAATGGGTTAAACCCGGCGACCGGCGACTTCTACAGGCAGAAAACCCGACGCCGGACGTGATAGTGGACAAAAATGGGTCTCCGGGGAGTGTTAAGACCATCATGGAAGCTTTGGGTCAGATAGGCATGAAGAGTACGTCGAGATTTGTGATATACGTGATGGCCGGAGAGTACAAGGAGAAATTGGAGTTGGAGAAATCCAAATGGAATGTGATGATGTATGGGGATGGCAAGGGTAAGACCATAATTACCGGCAACACCAACTTCATCGACGGCACGCCTACTTTCAAGACTGCAACCTTCG CTGTGGAAGGTATAGGATTCATCGCCAAGGACATAACGTTCCAGAACACGGCCGGAGCAAAGAAACACCAGGCGGTGGCAATGCGGTCGGGGTCCGATCAATCGGTGTTTTACCGCTGCTCCTTCGACGCCTACCAAGACACGTTATACGCCCACTCAAACCGGCAATTCTACCGGGACTGCGACATCACCGGCACCATAGACTTCATTTTCGGCAACGCCGCCGTGGTTTTCCAGAATTGCAAAATCCAGCCGAGACAGCCACTGCCCAATCAATACAACACCATTACAGCCCAAGGAAAGACCGACCCGAACCAGAACGCCGGCATTTCTATTCAGAAGTGCGACATTTCACCGCTCGGAGAAGTCACGGTGCCAACTTACCTCGGCAGGCCATGGAAACCATATTCCACGACTGTTATCATGCAGTCAACGATTGGATCGTTCTTGAAGCCGCAAGGCTGGATTGAGTGGGAAACCAATGTTGATCCTCCGGCCACCATTTTTTACGGCGAGTATATGAACACCGGCGCCGGAGCAGGTGTGGAGCAAAGGGTGAAATGGACTGGGTATAAACCTAGCATCACATCAGACCAGGCCTCGAAATTCACCGTCCAATCTTTCATACGAGGTGACGAGTGGTTGTCAGGAAAAGTCACTTATGAATTAGCCTTGTAA
- the LOC116010193 gene encoding proteasome subunit alpha type-5 — MFLTRTEYDRGVNTFSPEGRLFQVEYAIEAIKLGSTAIGIMTKEGVVLAVEKRITSPLLEPSSVEKIMEIDQHIGCAMSGLIADARTLVEHARVETQNHRFSYGEPMTVESTTQALCDLALRFGEGDEESMSRPFGVSLLIAGHDENGPSLYYTDPSGTFWQCNAKAIGSGSEGADSSLQEQYNKDLTLKEAETIALSILKQVMEEKVTPNNVDIAKVAPDYQLYTPSEVEAVLSRL; from the exons ATGTTTCTCACAAG AACCGAGTATGATAGAGGTGTCAACACCTTTTCGCCCGAGGGCCGATTGTTCCAAGTTGAATATGCTATTGAAGCCATCAAG CTCGGTTCAACCGCAATCGGGATAATGACTAAGGAAGGGGTTGTTCTTGCTGTTGAGAAGCGCATCACTTCTCCCCTCCTG GAACCTAGCAGTGTGGAGAAAATTATGGAGATTGATCAGCATATTGGGTGTGCAATGAGTGGATTAATTGCTGATGCACGGACACTTGTAGAGCATGCTCGTGTGGAGACTCAG AATCACAGGTTCTCCTATGGTGAACCTATGACTGTTGAGTCTACCACCCAAGCTCTCTGTGATTTAGCTCTGCGATTTGGTGAGGGTGATGAAGAATCTATG TCAAGACCCTTCGGTGTATCTCTTCTCATTGCTGGTCATGATGAGAATGGTCCCAGCTT ATACTATACTGACCCATCTGGTACATTCTGGCAATGCAATGCAAAAGCTATAGGCTCGGGATCTGAAGGTGCTGACAGCTCTTTGCAAGAGCAGTACAACAAG GACCTTACTTTGAAGGAAGCCGAAACGATAGCACTATCCATCCTGAAGCAAGTTATGGAAGAAAAG GTGACTCCCAACAATGTTGATATTGCAAAGGTTGCTCCAGATTATCAGCTGTACACTCCTAGCGAGGTGGAGGCTGTCCTTAGCCGCCTATAA
- the LOC116011007 gene encoding uncharacterized protein LOC116011007 isoform X1, producing MDLQAFSSQMETHGNPFLDSFPDPICKINLKETSEFVKSLPSAAAINGGPEIRRVLQRKKGGGESSVTKRGVVEAPSTPGRPIFSFSVGSFSRKSFPSKWDDAEKWVVNGSNSCHESPAHIKLSSKHCNGVTPKEEAAEFCRVNDEKSSSFLQGSSNGVPATSDVLLKDKFTSEVETITCPNFRHSESMKEGFLFGKCMNNAASEVVPEVKHRDIGTEMTPIGSSTTSRCHTPFKSSSPARHNTPASRSGPLAVSNESSSSSTIDIVQLQECHLAKLHVGTGQYDSVTTNWSSREEEEEDISKSLRHFEMSNECRRSVSESRACPWEEEEKTKHCLRYQRELAKIQAWVNLQNAKSEAQSKKLEVKIQKMRSNLEEKLMKRMSTVHRKAEEWRAVAQLQHSEQIQKVTEQTQKMMNRKNINVSRANSCGCFPCNNHHM from the exons ATGGATCTTCAAGCTTTTTCATCTCAAATG GAGACCCATGGGAACCCATTCTTGGACTCATTTCCTGACCCCATTTGCAAGATTAATCTGAAGGAGACTTCTGAGTTTGTGAAGTCACTCCCTTCAGCAGCAGCCATTAATGGTGGTCCAGAGATCAGGAGGGTTCTCCAGAGGAAGAAGGGAGGGGGGGAGAGTTCTGTGACCAAGAGGGGGGTGGTGGAGGCCCCATCTACCCCTGGCAGGCCAATTTTCAGCTTCAGTGTTGGCAGTTTTTCAAGAAAATCTTTCCCTTCCAAATGGGATGATGCTGAGAAATGGGTTGTGAATGGCAGCAATTCTTGCCATGAATCCCCTGCCCATATAAAGCTCTCATCAAAGCACTGTAATGGGGTCACCCCAAAAGAAGAAGCTGCAGAGTTTTGTAGGGTAAATGATGAAAAGTCTTCAAGCTTTCTTCAAGGGTCTTCCAATGGTGTCCCTGCCACATCAGATGTGCTTCTAAAAG ATAAGTTCACAAGTGAGGTAGAAACTATTACATGTCCCAATTTTAGGCATTCTGAGTCAATGAAAGAGGGATTTTTGTTTGGAAAATGTATGAACAATGCAGCATCAGAGGTGGTTCCTGAGGTTAAACATAGAGATATCGGGACAGAAATGACGCCAATTGGGAGCTCGACGACTTCAAGATGCCACACGCCATTCAAGAGCTCCTCGCCCGCCAGGCACAACACTCCCGCCAGCAGGTCTGGCCCGTTGGCTGTGTCGAACGAGTCCAGTTCCTCTAGCACGATCGACATTGTGCAGCTGCAGGAGTGCCATTTAGCAAAGCTGCACGTTGGGACGGGGCAGTATGATTCTGTAACGACTAATTGGAGCTCgagggaggaggaagaagaggacATATCGAAGAGCCTGAGGCACTTTGAGATGAGTAACGAGTGCAGGAGAAGCGTGTCTGAGTCCCGAGCCTGCCCGtgggaggaagaggagaagaCTAAACACTGCCTAAG GTACCAGAGAGAACTAGCCAAGATTCAAGCTTGGGTTAACCTCCAGAATGCAAAATCAGAAGCTCAATCTAAAAAGCTCGAG GTGAAAATTCAAAAGATGAGATCGAATCTGGAGGAGAAGTTGATGAAGAGAATGTCCACAGTTCACAGAAAAGCTGAAGAATGGAGAGCTGTGGCACAGCTGCAACATTCAGAACAGATACAGAAAGTGACTGAACAAACACAGAAGATGATGAACAGGAAAAACATTAATGTTTCTCGAGCCAATTCTTGTGGTTGCTTCCCTTGTAATAACCATCACATGTAG
- the LOC116011007 gene encoding uncharacterized protein LOC116011007 isoform X2, with protein MDLQAFSSQMETHGNPFLDSFPDPICKINLKETSEFVKSLPSAAAINGGPEIRRVLQRKKGGGESSVTKRGVVEAPSTPGRPIFSFSVGSFSRKSFPSKWDDAEKWVVNGSNSCHESPAHIKLSSKHCNGVTPKEEAAEFCRVNDEKSSSFLQGSSNGVPATSDVLLKASEVVPEVKHRDIGTEMTPIGSSTTSRCHTPFKSSSPARHNTPASRSGPLAVSNESSSSSTIDIVQLQECHLAKLHVGTGQYDSVTTNWSSREEEEEDISKSLRHFEMSNECRRSVSESRACPWEEEEKTKHCLRYQRELAKIQAWVNLQNAKSEAQSKKLEVKIQKMRSNLEEKLMKRMSTVHRKAEEWRAVAQLQHSEQIQKVTEQTQKMMNRKNINVSRANSCGCFPCNNHHM; from the exons ATGGATCTTCAAGCTTTTTCATCTCAAATG GAGACCCATGGGAACCCATTCTTGGACTCATTTCCTGACCCCATTTGCAAGATTAATCTGAAGGAGACTTCTGAGTTTGTGAAGTCACTCCCTTCAGCAGCAGCCATTAATGGTGGTCCAGAGATCAGGAGGGTTCTCCAGAGGAAGAAGGGAGGGGGGGAGAGTTCTGTGACCAAGAGGGGGGTGGTGGAGGCCCCATCTACCCCTGGCAGGCCAATTTTCAGCTTCAGTGTTGGCAGTTTTTCAAGAAAATCTTTCCCTTCCAAATGGGATGATGCTGAGAAATGGGTTGTGAATGGCAGCAATTCTTGCCATGAATCCCCTGCCCATATAAAGCTCTCATCAAAGCACTGTAATGGGGTCACCCCAAAAGAAGAAGCTGCAGAGTTTTGTAGGGTAAATGATGAAAAGTCTTCAAGCTTTCTTCAAGGGTCTTCCAATGGTGTCCCTGCCACATCAGATGTGCTTCTAAAAG CATCAGAGGTGGTTCCTGAGGTTAAACATAGAGATATCGGGACAGAAATGACGCCAATTGGGAGCTCGACGACTTCAAGATGCCACACGCCATTCAAGAGCTCCTCGCCCGCCAGGCACAACACTCCCGCCAGCAGGTCTGGCCCGTTGGCTGTGTCGAACGAGTCCAGTTCCTCTAGCACGATCGACATTGTGCAGCTGCAGGAGTGCCATTTAGCAAAGCTGCACGTTGGGACGGGGCAGTATGATTCTGTAACGACTAATTGGAGCTCgagggaggaggaagaagaggacATATCGAAGAGCCTGAGGCACTTTGAGATGAGTAACGAGTGCAGGAGAAGCGTGTCTGAGTCCCGAGCCTGCCCGtgggaggaagaggagaagaCTAAACACTGCCTAAG GTACCAGAGAGAACTAGCCAAGATTCAAGCTTGGGTTAACCTCCAGAATGCAAAATCAGAAGCTCAATCTAAAAAGCTCGAG GTGAAAATTCAAAAGATGAGATCGAATCTGGAGGAGAAGTTGATGAAGAGAATGTCCACAGTTCACAGAAAAGCTGAAGAATGGAGAGCTGTGGCACAGCTGCAACATTCAGAACAGATACAGAAAGTGACTGAACAAACACAGAAGATGATGAACAGGAAAAACATTAATGTTTCTCGAGCCAATTCTTGTGGTTGCTTCCCTTGTAATAACCATCACATGTAG
- the LOC116010056 gene encoding uncharacterized protein LOC116010056 translates to MSQSNHCILYVYEYRKWQIGIVSDSPTFVVCMFLAAIMSSLPPSPISSVFSSTSGFIRKGKSVGRGLVMMRASNNHHDSTPLHTAGSASSKNRIKVYENLAEGVVCYRDENGEIICEGYDEGPRLDCHQVSRFSCNSSRVADMVDLLERSWLKVEERKEQLMGEKMMGCETL, encoded by the exons ATGTCACAATCAAATCATTGTATATTATACGTATATGAGTATAGAAAATGGCAGATTGGCATTGTTTCTGATTCTCCCACCTTTGTTGTCTGTATGTTTTTAGCAGCAATAATGTCTTCTCTTCCCCCATCTCCTATTTCATCAGTATTCTCATCAACATCTGGTTTCAtcagaaaaggaaaaagtgttGGCAGAGGTTTAGTGATGATGAGAGCCAGCAATAATCACCATGATTCCACACCTCTTCACACAGCAGGATCAGCATCTTCCAAGAACAGGATTAAG GTCTATGAAAATCTGGCAGAGGGTGTTGTCTGTTACAGAGATGAAAATGGGGAAATAATATGTGAAGGGTATGATGAAGGTCCAAGGCTTGATTGCCACCAAGTTTCAAGATTTTCTTGTAATTCAAG TAGGGTTGCAGATATGGTTGATCTTCTGGAAAGGAGTTGGCTAAAGGTGGAGGAGAGAAAAGAGCAGTTGATGGGGGAAAAGATGATGGGATGTGAAACTCTCTGA